The following coding sequences are from one Culex quinquefasciatus strain JHB chromosome 1, VPISU_Cqui_1.0_pri_paternal, whole genome shotgun sequence window:
- the LOC6046436 gene encoding ficolin-1, with amino-acid sequence MTRFALAAGLPREITVIMLVVTILGCFLMVTSVASSQDEPDASSLWERRLSQLELKLQNFSDVQNSILSQQSSLLESWASQFNQMLTLQTKHQQRIIKSCDEATTSGRYRLELPDSSVKPVVCDMKELDGGWLVIQRRFSGAVSFNRSWAEYRDGFGSVGKSGEFWLGLEPVHQLTAGGGYELLVKLEYEFDEGYARYQRFELAGEGEGYEMLALDEYHGNMGNQMQFTKNIKFSTYDRNYDERATNCPQVYGCGWWFNGCRYA; translated from the exons TTGGCTGCCGGGTTGCCTCGCGAGATCACCGTCATCATGCTGGTGGTGACGATATTGGGCTGCTTCCTGATGGTTACTTCCGTTGCCAGTTCCCAGGATGAGCCGGACGCTTCGTCGCTTTGGGAACGTCGTCTGAGCCAGCTGGAGCtgaagctgcaaaattt ttcagatGTGCAAAATTCGATTCTCAGCCAACAGAGCTCGCTGCTGGAGAGTTGGGCCAGCCAGTTTAACCAGATGTTAACTCTGCAAACCAAGCACCAGCAGCGCATCATCAAGTCCTGCGACGAAGCGACCACCTCGGGACGGTACCGCCTGGAACTACCAGACTCCTCAGTCAAACCCGTAGTCTGCGACATGAAAGAGCTGGACGGCGGTTGGCTGGTGATTCAGCGTCGCTTCTCGGGCGCCGTCAGCTTCAACCGGAGCTGGGCCGAGTACCGGGACGGGTTTGGGTCGGTTGGCAAATCGGGCGAGTTTTGGCTGGGACTGGAGCCGGTTCACCAGCTGACGGCGGGTGGAGGCTACGAGTTACTGGTGAAGCTTGAATATGAATTTGACGAGGGATATGCTCGGTATCAGCGTTTTGAACTGGCCGGTGAGGGTGAGGGGTACGAGATGTTGGCTTTGGACGAGTACCACGGAAATATGGGCAACCAAATGCAGTTtacgaaaaatattaaattttcaacctaTGACAGAAACTACGACGAAAGAGCTACAAACTGTCCACAAGTTTATGGCTGTGGTTGGTGGTTCAATGGGTGCAGATACGCGTGA